A region from the Romeriopsis navalis LEGE 11480 genome encodes:
- a CDS encoding HlyD family efflux transporter periplasmic adaptor subunit has protein sequence MSGVVVDPHSAPPDAGRWPKWWLPIAGLTALLVVGGTVLTVRHFSAGSAPVVVESPPALKTVSALGRLEPAGEIIQVAAPAGTAGTRLEQLRVKLGDLVTAGKVLAVLDIQAKYQAAVAQAQSRVRMSQAKLAKVKSGAKSGAIRAQTSQIEQFRIERADQMMAQQAKIQRLRANLKGEVAAQQATVDRRAAEYRNAKVDRARFDQLYNSGGISASQRDSAKLKVDTAWQQWQEAIAMLEKQRTARQAEIVEAQAMLNRIRAGQAQQIKQARANLDRIAEVRPADVQIAQAEVAEAQANLRQAQATLATAYVRAPQSGQVLKIHTRAGETIRSMGDTLGVLDLGQTQQMVAVAEVYDSDVGKIQSGQTATVRATSIGEKLQGRVTEVGYKVQRQNVVNTDPTSNIDARIVEVRVQLDAGSSQKVAKLTNLQVEVSIDLDQDVAR, from the coding sequence ATGAGTGGTGTAGTGGTAGATCCGCATTCCGCCCCGCCCGATGCCGGGCGGTGGCCGAAATGGTGGTTGCCGATCGCGGGGCTCACCGCATTGCTGGTGGTGGGTGGCACGGTGTTGACTGTGCGGCATTTTTCCGCTGGTTCGGCGCCAGTGGTTGTAGAGTCGCCACCGGCCTTGAAGACGGTTAGTGCGTTGGGGCGTTTGGAACCAGCGGGAGAAATTATTCAGGTGGCGGCGCCGGCTGGGACAGCGGGAACACGGTTAGAGCAGTTGCGGGTCAAGTTAGGCGATCTGGTGACGGCAGGCAAGGTCTTGGCGGTGCTCGATATTCAGGCCAAATATCAAGCCGCAGTCGCGCAAGCTCAGAGCCGGGTGCGGATGAGTCAGGCCAAGTTGGCTAAGGTGAAATCCGGTGCCAAGTCAGGGGCAATTCGCGCCCAGACTTCCCAAATTGAGCAATTTAGGATTGAGCGGGCTGACCAGATGATGGCGCAACAGGCCAAGATTCAACGGTTGCGGGCAAATCTCAAAGGGGAAGTCGCCGCGCAGCAAGCGACGGTGGATCGACGGGCAGCGGAGTATCGTAATGCCAAAGTCGATCGTGCGCGGTTTGATCAGCTCTATAACAGTGGGGGAATTTCCGCTTCCCAGCGCGATAGTGCCAAGCTCAAGGTGGATACGGCCTGGCAGCAGTGGCAAGAAGCCATAGCAATGTTAGAAAAGCAGCGCACGGCGCGGCAAGCGGAAATTGTCGAGGCCCAAGCGATGCTCAATCGGATTCGGGCGGGACAAGCGCAGCAGATCAAGCAAGCCCGGGCGAACCTCGATCGGATTGCCGAAGTGCGACCGGCAGATGTGCAGATTGCCCAAGCGGAAGTGGCAGAAGCCCAGGCGAATTTGCGCCAAGCGCAAGCAACGTTAGCCACGGCCTATGTCCGGGCTCCCCAGTCAGGGCAAGTCCTGAAGATTCATACGCGGGCGGGGGAGACGATTCGGAGTATGGGCGACACCCTCGGTGTGCTTGATTTGGGCCAAACGCAGCAAATGGTGGCGGTGGCTGAAGTCTATGACAGTGATGTCGGTAAGATTCAGTCGGGTCAAACGGCGACGGTGCGGGCCACATCGATCGGGGAGAAACTCCAGGGCCGCGTCACTGAAGTTGGCTACAAAGTGCAGCGCCAAAATGTGGTGAACACTGACCCCACGAGTAATATCGATGCGCGGATTGTGGAGGTCCGGGTGCAACTGGATGCCGGGTCGAGCCAAAAGGTGGCGAAGTTGACGAATCTGCAGGTGGAAGTGTCGATCGACTTGGATCAGGACGTAGCGCGATGA
- the devC gene encoding ABC transporter permease DevC yields the protein MNIPAKPKSPQSAPLMQLKKLNFVQRLRRRTPLGWLQLSHEKGRLAVALSGVAFADILMLMQLGFQGALFQSAVRIHETLNADIVLASPQMRNMMNLNDFSRRRLYQSLDVVGVESADPLYATMASWKHPTTRKNATMLMFGVNPDRPFVHRPDINRQLDRLKIPDTLLFDQKARGDYQVALEGYAQGKPMTTEIKGRKQEIRGLFEVGSSFGADGSLVTSTETFLRLYPNRGASNVSLGLIRLKPGADLQQTTQVLRQHLPDDVRVYTLDEFIAFEKNYWATNTPIGFIFRLGVGMGFVVGVILVYQVLSTDVNAHLQEYATFRAMGYSQLYLLGIVLEEAIILAVIGFIPGVAISTVLYQLTRNATSLPVAMSLARAGGVLLATIVMCLISGAIATRRLGSADPADIF from the coding sequence ATGAATATTCCAGCGAAACCCAAATCACCCCAGTCGGCCCCGTTGATGCAGCTGAAAAAACTCAACTTCGTCCAACGCTTACGGCGGCGGACCCCGCTGGGCTGGCTGCAACTCAGCCATGAGAAAGGCCGCTTAGCCGTGGCTCTATCGGGGGTGGCCTTTGCCGATATTTTGATGCTGATGCAGTTGGGCTTTCAGGGGGCGCTGTTCCAAAGTGCGGTGCGAATTCATGAGACGTTGAATGCCGATATTGTGTTGGCCAGTCCGCAAATGCGGAACATGATGAATCTGAATGATTTCTCGCGGCGGCGACTATATCAATCTCTGGATGTGGTGGGGGTGGAGTCGGCGGACCCACTGTATGCCACCATGGCCAGTTGGAAGCACCCGACCACCCGCAAGAATGCCACGATGCTGATGTTTGGGGTGAATCCCGATCGCCCCTTTGTGCATCGACCCGATATCAATCGCCAACTCGATCGGCTGAAAATTCCCGATACCTTGTTGTTTGATCAGAAGGCGCGGGGAGATTATCAAGTTGCCCTCGAAGGCTATGCCCAAGGCAAACCGATGACGACTGAAATTAAAGGTCGCAAACAGGAAATTCGCGGTTTGTTTGAAGTGGGTTCTTCCTTTGGGGCGGATGGTAGTTTGGTGACGAGCACGGAAACTTTTTTACGCTTGTATCCTAATCGTGGGGCCAGCAATGTTAGTTTGGGCTTAATTCGGCTGAAACCCGGTGCGGACTTGCAGCAAACCACCCAAGTCTTACGGCAGCATTTGCCGGATGATGTGCGAGTTTACACCCTAGATGAATTCATTGCCTTTGAGAAAAACTACTGGGCAACGAATACGCCGATCGGGTTTATTTTTCGGTTGGGTGTAGGGATGGGCTTTGTGGTTGGTGTGATTTTGGTGTATCAAGTTTTATCCACTGATGTGAATGCTCACTTGCAAGAATATGCAACGTTTCGGGCAATGGGTTATTCACAGCTTTATTTATTAGGCATTGTTTTGGAAGAAGCGATTATTTTAGCGGTGATTGGCTTTATTCCGGGTGTGGCGATTTCCACGGTGCTCTATCAGCTCACCCGCAATGCGACTAGTCTCCCCGTGGCGATGTCCTTAGCGCGGGCTGGTGGTGTATTGCTAGCGACGATCGTCATGTGTTTGATCTCCGGCGCAATTGCGACGCGTCGCTTAGGGTCGGCTGACCCGGCTGATATTTTCTAA
- a CDS encoding DevA family ABC transporter ATP-binding protein: MEYAIDIHQLNHYFGHGQLQKQVLSEINLQIKTGEVVIMTGPSGSGKTTLLTLVGGLRAAQSGSLKILGEELCGAKSKRLVQARRNNGYIFQAHNLHYSLTAMQNVMMGLEVHPEYTRQDMQARATEILQQVGLGDHIDYYPSDLSGGQKQRVAISRALVSYPRLVLADEPTAALDSKSGRAVVDLMQNLAREQGCTILLVTHDNRILDVADRIVHLEDGQLARNDVAIAEAG, encoded by the coding sequence ATGGAATACGCGATCGACATTCATCAGCTCAACCACTACTTCGGTCATGGCCAACTGCAGAAGCAGGTGTTGTCCGAAATCAATTTGCAAATTAAAACGGGGGAAGTGGTGATTATGACTGGCCCGTCGGGGTCGGGTAAAACGACGCTGCTCACGTTAGTCGGGGGGTTGCGGGCGGCGCAGTCCGGCAGTCTGAAAATTTTGGGTGAGGAACTCTGTGGTGCGAAGTCAAAGCGGTTGGTGCAGGCGCGGCGCAATAATGGTTATATTTTTCAGGCCCATAATCTGCACTATAGTTTGACGGCGATGCAGAATGTAATGATGGGGCTTGAGGTGCATCCCGAATATACGCGCCAGGATATGCAAGCCCGGGCCACGGAGATCCTACAGCAGGTGGGATTGGGTGATCATATTGACTATTACCCGAGTGATTTATCGGGGGGGCAGAAGCAACGGGTGGCGATCTCCCGGGCCTTAGTCAGTTATCCGCGTTTGGTGTTAGCGGATGAACCGACAGCGGCTTTGGATAGTAAGTCGGGCCGGGCGGTGGTGGATTTGATGCAGAATCTTGCGCGGGAGCAGGGTTGTACGATTTTGCTGGTGACGCATGATAATCGGATTTTGGATGTGGCCGATCGGATTGTGCATCTCGAAGATGGTCAGTTGGCGCGCAACGATGTGGCGATCGCCGAGGCTGGGTAA
- a CDS encoding GNAT family N-acetyltransferase, whose amino-acid sequence MERSVIPMSWEEFEVMEQPFGWKVEYGDGQANLTPRAIGVTTRLRLAPRNFSHTHQLIPAHPGYCEQMIAGYFETFADSVEFCSWPTADIEASAEKDIQRFFSGTKGEPLSASVIALAPDAQQLIGVALFLLKPPEQTPYMDLLYVRPEFQHQGIATAMLGWGIDRLLAAGFQTLDSAYHICNEPSQRWHHRYGFEDVTDWYYARLKVGWYRSEIARRKKLGLTEGLDVLRQECDHWATQVDPEDLVG is encoded by the coding sequence ATGGAACGATCAGTGATTCCCATGTCCTGGGAAGAATTTGAAGTGATGGAGCAGCCCTTTGGCTGGAAAGTGGAGTATGGGGATGGCCAGGCAAATCTCACGCCGAGGGCAATTGGCGTGACGACGCGCCTCCGCCTAGCTCCGCGTAATTTCTCGCATACACATCAGCTTATTCCGGCGCATCCCGGCTACTGTGAGCAAATGATTGCCGGATATTTTGAGACATTTGCGGACTCGGTTGAGTTTTGTAGCTGGCCCACAGCCGATATCGAAGCCAGTGCCGAAAAAGATATTCAGCGGTTCTTTTCTGGGACAAAGGGCGAACCGTTGTCCGCTTCCGTGATCGCCTTAGCCCCAGATGCTCAGCAGTTAATTGGTGTGGCCTTATTCCTGCTCAAACCACCGGAGCAAACACCGTATATGGACTTGCTCTATGTGCGTCCCGAATTTCAGCATCAAGGCATTGCCACAGCGATGTTAGGTTGGGGCATCGATCGCCTCCTCGCAGCGGGCTTTCAGACCCTCGATAGTGCCTACCATATCTGCAACGAACCCAGCCAACGCTGGCATCACCGCTATGGGTTTGAGGATGTTACTGACTGGTACTATGCGCGGCTAAAAGTTGGTTGGTATCGATCCGAGATTGCCCGCCGCAAAAAGCTGGGATTAACTGAGGGGTTAGATGTCCTGCGGCAGGAATGCGATCATTGGGCGACGCAGGTTGACCCAGAAGATCTAGTCGGTTGA
- a CDS encoding YchJ family protein, translating into MLTMNLFHDRTSAAPSMSAPNPCPCGSNKLYTECCEPYHTGVAVAPTAEALMRSRYSAFCKRDIDYIVRTRHASTRKNDDRRSLRQTFNLTHWIGLTILKTQKGQPKDKKGVVEYVAECRDTQAQGFNVEVKQLHEKSRFVKEDDQWFYVGGELLPPVKLPGKKAPKK; encoded by the coding sequence ATGCTAACCATGAATCTATTCCACGATCGAACCAGCGCCGCCCCATCTATGTCAGCCCCAAATCCCTGTCCCTGCGGGAGCAACAAGCTCTATACCGAATGCTGCGAACCGTACCATACCGGCGTAGCCGTTGCCCCCACCGCCGAAGCCTTGATGCGATCGCGCTACAGCGCCTTCTGTAAGCGTGATATTGACTATATCGTCCGCACTCGCCATGCCTCGACCCGCAAAAACGACGATCGCCGGAGTCTGCGCCAAACCTTCAATCTCACCCACTGGATCGGGTTGACGATTCTCAAAACTCAAAAAGGCCAACCCAAGGACAAAAAAGGTGTGGTGGAATACGTTGCGGAATGTCGTGACACTCAGGCCCAGGGGTTTAACGTGGAAGTGAAGCAATTACATGAGAAATCCCGCTTTGTCAAAGAAGATGACCAATGGTTTTACGTGGGTGGCGAGCTGCTGCCGCCAGTGAAGCTGCCGGGCAAAAAAGCACCGAAAAAATAG
- the crtL gene encoding lycopene beta cyclase: MFDALVIGAGPAGIIIAAALSDQGLRVQGLTATPLRATWPNTYGIWRDELEALGLEDLLGYAWENCVSYFSQGEVDHQRAYGLLDKTRLQNHFLTLCEQGQVDWREGMAQSIKHLADHSCVVTQAGEELVARVVIDATGHKPVFVEREYTYPIAYQAAYGVVGKFSKPPVEPGQSVLMDFRREHLTAADQAQNLPTFLYAMDFGEGVYFVEETSLAAAPAVSFEILQRRLNQRLAARGIEILEEHEIERCLFPMNLPLPSFDQAVVGFGGSASMVHPASGYSVGAQLRRATDLAQAIATALQNQQASPQQIAKAGWQGLWPKDRLRKYYLYRFGLEKLMRFDATQVNHHFESFFSLPQEQWAGFLADGMTPAELVFAMMRLFTIAPNDVRWGLMQFPGEEAPLFWKFLTV; this comes from the coding sequence GTGTTTGACGCTTTGGTAATTGGGGCAGGGCCGGCGGGGATAATTATTGCGGCGGCACTATCAGACCAAGGACTGCGCGTTCAAGGGCTAACGGCAACACCGTTGCGTGCCACATGGCCGAATACCTATGGCATCTGGCGCGATGAACTTGAGGCTTTGGGGCTGGAAGATTTGCTGGGTTATGCCTGGGAGAATTGCGTTTCTTATTTTTCCCAGGGCGAAGTCGATCACCAGCGAGCCTATGGACTGTTGGATAAAACGCGGCTACAAAATCATTTCCTAACACTGTGCGAACAAGGTCAGGTGGATTGGCGTGAGGGGATGGCCCAGTCGATCAAGCATCTGGCTGATCATTCCTGTGTGGTGACGCAAGCCGGGGAGGAACTGGTGGCGCGGGTGGTGATTGATGCGACGGGGCATAAGCCGGTGTTCGTTGAGCGAGAATATACCTACCCGATCGCCTATCAAGCGGCTTACGGCGTGGTCGGGAAGTTTTCAAAGCCGCCAGTTGAGCCGGGACAGTCGGTGTTGATGGATTTTCGCCGTGAGCATTTGACGGCGGCTGATCAAGCACAAAACCTGCCGACCTTTCTGTATGCGATGGATTTTGGTGAAGGGGTTTACTTTGTGGAGGAAACCTCCCTGGCAGCGGCACCAGCGGTGAGCTTCGAGATATTGCAGCGCCGGTTGAATCAGCGGTTAGCGGCGCGTGGGATTGAGATTTTAGAAGAGCATGAAATTGAGCGGTGTCTGTTCCCGATGAATTTGCCGCTGCCGAGTTTTGATCAAGCGGTCGTCGGCTTTGGTGGATCGGCCAGTATGGTGCATCCGGCGTCGGGCTATTCGGTGGGGGCACAGTTGCGTCGGGCGACGGATTTGGCCCAGGCGATCGCCACGGCATTGCAAAATCAACAGGCTTCACCGCAGCAGATCGCGAAAGCGGGGTGGCAGGGACTATGGCCGAAGGATCGTTTACGGAAGTATTATCTCTATCGGTTTGGCTTAGAGAAGTTAATGCGGTTTGATGCGACGCAGGTGAATCATCATTTTGAATCGTTCTTTAGTTTGCCCCAAGAGCAGTGGGCCGGATTTTTGGCCGATGGGATGACCCCAGCGGAACTTGTCTTTGCGATGATGCGCTTGTTTACGATCGCCCCGAATGATGTGCGGTGGGGCTTGATGCAGTTTCCGGGAGAGGAAGCACCGTTGTTTTGGAAGTTTTTGACGGTTTGA
- a CDS encoding YHS domain-containing (seleno)protein, with the protein MAHLQNTNEMGVALQEYDPVSYFSHAAVPGNPEISSTVDGATYYFSSAANKATFDQSPQQYTPQYGGFCAVAVSEGKTFPIDPTSYTVTDNKLYLFYNGKLGNTKPQWEADATTRQANADQHWQNNDLAVVYPTVDY; encoded by the coding sequence ATGGCACATTTGCAAAACACCAACGAAATGGGCGTTGCATTACAAGAGTATGATCCAGTCTCTTACTTTTCGCATGCCGCAGTTCCGGGAAACCCCGAGATTTCTAGCACCGTTGACGGTGCGACTTATTACTTCAGTAGCGCCGCCAATAAAGCCACATTTGATCAGTCTCCACAGCAATATACGCCGCAATATGGCGGATTCTGCGCGGTTGCTGTTTCTGAGGGCAAAACATTCCCGATCGACCCCACCAGCTATACCGTCACGGACAATAAGTTATATCTCTTTTACAACGGTAAGTTAGGCAATACCAAACCACAATGGGAAGCCGATGCCACAACACGTCAAGCAAATGCGGATCAACACTGGCAGAATAATGATCTAGCAGTTGTATATCCAACGGTCGATTACTAA
- a CDS encoding LysR family transcriptional regulator: MDLYQIRYFLTIAEVGSFTKAAELLYVSQPSLSAGIKKLEKELDVMLLERGGRGVLLTPAGRLFQARGQAILAEYQAVRQDFQVLKAQPTLRIGMLHTIRGSCMAKVIGAFNQRHPQVSITIYHGYLQELQDWLAQGKVDLALSWLQEQDDPQTSQLLFHQPLTLAVPQSHVFAQAKSVCLADLDGQPYIERLNCEFWRSNQDMFESAGVKPRNVYSSNNEEWVISLIQAGMGMSIMPIWQDLVNTTYVPMTDLSLSRTIGLRWRGQQQLETVAWFRDFALEHDWQVAG, from the coding sequence ATGGATCTCTACCAGATTCGTTATTTCCTGACGATCGCCGAAGTGGGTAGCTTTACGAAAGCGGCGGAACTGCTTTATGTCTCGCAACCCTCCCTTTCTGCCGGGATCAAAAAACTGGAAAAAGAATTAGATGTCATGCTACTGGAGCGTGGGGGACGGGGTGTTTTATTGACCCCAGCGGGGCGTTTGTTTCAGGCGCGAGGTCAAGCTATCCTGGCGGAGTATCAAGCGGTACGCCAAGATTTCCAAGTCTTGAAGGCGCAGCCAACCTTACGGATTGGGATGCTGCATACGATTCGTGGGAGTTGTATGGCCAAGGTGATTGGCGCGTTTAATCAGCGTCATCCGCAAGTGAGTATTACGATTTATCATGGCTATCTTCAGGAGCTACAGGATTGGTTAGCACAGGGTAAGGTTGATTTGGCCCTTTCGTGGTTGCAAGAACAAGACGATCCTCAAACGTCGCAGTTGTTGTTTCACCAACCGTTAACCCTGGCCGTGCCACAATCCCACGTGTTTGCCCAAGCTAAGAGTGTCTGTTTGGCTGATCTCGATGGTCAACCGTATATTGAGCGGCTGAATTGTGAATTTTGGCGATCGAATCAAGACATGTTTGAGTCAGCAGGCGTGAAACCGAGAAATGTCTATTCCTCGAATAATGAAGAATGGGTGATTTCCTTGATTCAAGCTGGAATGGGGATGAGCATTATGCCGATTTGGCAAGATTTGGTCAATACGACCTATGTCCCGATGACGGACTTGAGCTTAAGTCGGACGATCGGATTGCGCTGGCGGGGGCAACAACAGTTAGAAACAGTTGCCTGGTTTCGAGATTTTGCTTTAGAACATGATTGGCAAGTAGCCGGATAA
- a CDS encoding Rieske 2Fe-2S domain-containing protein has product MSMLEGAPWLLAHKSMLSVNQPMKISLYGEDYVLWKDENDQIHALSNTCTHMGAALSEGWCTTAQDGSSKVVCPFHALEFDATGCTILPGSHKPTKSLIKPLALIIQNDFIWSYGDHAPKIPIPTIFNEIAADYEFIGMAGDTSVATPLLPMLMNNHDYNHQNGTHRDLFRIEQVQFGEFIDQGHYSEASFKTPTATPTWSEIRRNPVVLAIPKIIDAHLKNYFPSSVIFNSSFSYGTVAQCHFFVPEAIDRTRTYILLFAQLKSPIFRLMRQSLLDVCKTVVDQDTQILQQVDPNQPQQIKLNNEVGMDWVQRNYKSWPSIVTPNLSR; this is encoded by the coding sequence ATGTCAATGCTTGAAGGTGCGCCGTGGTTATTGGCGCATAAGTCCATGCTGTCTGTGAATCAACCAATGAAAATTTCGCTGTATGGCGAAGACTACGTGCTCTGGAAAGACGAGAACGATCAGATTCACGCTTTATCCAACACCTGCACCCACATGGGTGCAGCCCTTTCCGAAGGTTGGTGTACCACGGCGCAAGATGGATCGAGCAAAGTTGTCTGTCCGTTCCACGCGCTCGAATTTGATGCCACTGGTTGCACCATTCTGCCAGGTAGCCATAAACCCACCAAATCACTCATCAAGCCATTGGCGTTAATTATTCAAAACGACTTTATCTGGTCCTACGGTGATCACGCACCCAAAATTCCGATTCCCACAATTTTCAACGAAATCGCCGCTGACTATGAATTTATCGGGATGGCCGGTGATACGAGTGTCGCGACGCCCTTGCTACCAATGCTGATGAACAACCATGACTACAATCACCAAAATGGCACCCACCGAGATTTATTCCGGATTGAGCAAGTCCAGTTTGGCGAATTTATCGACCAAGGACATTATTCCGAAGCTTCTTTTAAAACACCCACCGCCACCCCAACTTGGAGTGAAATTCGACGCAATCCAGTGGTTTTAGCCATTCCTAAAATCATCGATGCCCATCTCAAAAATTATTTCCCATCCTCCGTCATTTTCAACAGTTCCTTTAGCTATGGCACCGTTGCCCAGTGTCATTTCTTCGTCCCAGAAGCCATCGATCGCACACGCACCTACATCCTCTTATTTGCCCAGTTAAAAAGCCCCATCTTCCGGTTGATGCGCCAGAGTTTACTGGACGTTTGCAAAACCGTAGTTGATCAAGACACCCAGATTTTGCAGCAGGTTGATCCCAACCAGCCTCAACAGATCAAGCTAAATAATGAAGTCGGGATGGACTGGGTCCAACGCAACTACAAGAGTTGGCCGTCGATCGTCACCCCAAATCTATCGCGCTAA
- a CDS encoding TetR/AcrR family transcriptional regulator, giving the protein MSTHDSDLRRQPQQQRSQVRIEQILQAATEVFWEKGYDATTTHDIAERAQTAVGNLYRFFPNKLAIFHVLERDHKAYLDRVMPQLMTPQAFQAPLAIVIRKILQTYESYFEDLAPRIVYIQYFLTPNICAYFDDSFDQATISGFAELLRSRNPTLPLAQRQLISQVFLRTYQALLLVALRSDDAQREQLYREIEVVLINYLDPYVGDAIWSKFVDRPSPKPEAIQAQVETLTQQHQLNLRQQVAIAHVLNHGSLTIQTLEMLCPKPSRRTLQRDLKQLVAKQILVSEGETNKLIYRLPP; this is encoded by the coding sequence GTGTCCACGCATGATTCCGATCTACGGCGTCAGCCGCAGCAGCAGCGCAGTCAAGTCAGGATTGAGCAAATTCTGCAGGCGGCGACCGAGGTCTTTTGGGAGAAAGGCTATGATGCGACGACGACCCATGACATTGCGGAACGGGCTCAAACTGCTGTGGGCAACCTATACCGATTTTTTCCCAACAAGCTGGCGATTTTTCATGTGCTGGAGCGAGACCATAAGGCATATTTGGATCGGGTAATGCCTCAGTTGATGACACCGCAGGCATTCCAGGCACCGTTGGCGATCGTAATTCGGAAAATCCTCCAAACCTATGAGTCGTATTTTGAAGACTTAGCGCCCAGAATTGTCTATATTCAGTATTTCCTGACCCCCAATATCTGTGCTTATTTCGACGATAGCTTCGACCAGGCCACAATCAGCGGTTTTGCGGAACTACTACGATCGCGCAATCCCACGCTGCCATTGGCACAACGTCAACTGATCTCCCAGGTGTTCCTCAGAACCTATCAAGCGCTGTTATTGGTGGCTTTGCGGAGTGATGATGCGCAGCGCGAGCAGTTATATCGTGAGATTGAAGTGGTCTTGATCAATTATCTCGATCCCTATGTCGGTGATGCGATCTGGTCAAAATTTGTCGATCGGCCCAGTCCCAAACCCGAGGCAATTCAGGCACAAGTCGAAACCCTAACTCAACAACACCAGCTAAACTTGCGACAACAGGTCGCGATCGCCCACGTACTGAATCATGGGAGCTTGACCATCCAAACCCTGGAAATGCTTTGCCCAAAGCCCTCACGTCGCACGCTTCAGCGCGATCTGAAACAACTAGTCGCAAAGCAAATACTGGTCAGTGAAGGTGAAACTAACAAGTTAATCTATCGGCTGCCACCCTAA
- a CDS encoding YfbM family protein, with protein sequence MGMCYTLFAVSEAAAQQLLDTPTSIHDFLAEHDGDHDNDAAKVVELEKSWHGLHFALTQSPWAGLPPLNFLLAGQTIGDEDIGYGPARILHADDVMQVEQSLANFSASKFAQNFNLAAMSAADIYPQIWDEPKEDLLTEYQEYFYVLKRFMQLAAAGKQAIVITVR encoded by the coding sequence ATGGGCATGTGTTACACGTTATTTGCCGTATCAGAAGCTGCGGCACAGCAGTTGTTGGACACCCCAACCAGCATCCATGATTTCTTAGCCGAGCATGACGGAGATCATGATAATGATGCGGCCAAGGTTGTTGAACTAGAGAAAAGCTGGCACGGATTACATTTTGCCTTGACCCAATCGCCGTGGGCAGGATTACCGCCACTCAATTTTCTCCTCGCGGGTCAAACAATAGGCGATGAAGATATCGGCTATGGGCCAGCCCGAATTCTGCATGCCGATGATGTCATGCAGGTAGAGCAATCACTGGCGAATTTCAGTGCGTCTAAATTTGCTCAAAATTTCAATTTAGCCGCAATGTCTGCCGCCGACATTTATCCCCAGATTTGGGACGAACCCAAGGAAGATTTACTCACAGAGTATCAGGAATATTTCTACGTGCTTAAACGGTTTATGCAGCTAGCGGCAGCGGGCAAGCAGGCGATCGTGATTACCGTTCGCTAA
- a CDS encoding TIR domain-containing protein, whose translation MQIFLSYASEDQQLAEAIQLALVGADHQVFFDRSSLPTSGYYHASIQAAIQQSDAVIFLISPDAIDAGSYSLTELKHIQARWSHPKQRVLPVLLRSTNWDDIPTYLKSVTVLEPAGNVAAEVLLGVEALNPAPALPNEVATVTNRPVPVEPSVITGQKSADEHRLKLAIAALSLIGVLGSALFANWDKVFPVQMTAAPQTEQMVQSTTDTTAATHQANNSTTAPQSANPESATQDSEKQASETEKPQTEKPQTEKPQTEHSTPKSKQQQTPHRRSKKRQ comes from the coding sequence ATGCAAATTTTTCTTTCCTACGCATCAGAAGACCAGCAGTTAGCCGAGGCCATTCAGTTGGCTCTGGTGGGGGCTGATCATCAGGTATTTTTTGATCGATCGAGTCTCCCAACTAGCGGTTACTACCATGCCAGTATCCAGGCAGCAATTCAGCAATCAGATGCAGTAATCTTTTTGATTAGCCCTGATGCGATCGACGCTGGGAGCTATAGCCTAACGGAGCTAAAACATATCCAAGCAAGGTGGTCGCATCCCAAACAGCGGGTGTTGCCCGTATTGCTACGATCGACCAATTGGGATGATATTCCGACATATCTCAAATCCGTCACGGTATTAGAACCAGCGGGCAATGTCGCAGCCGAAGTGCTATTGGGCGTGGAAGCGTTAAATCCAGCACCCGCACTGCCCAATGAAGTTGCTACCGTCACTAATCGCCCAGTTCCGGTCGAGCCGTCGGTCATCACCGGCCAAAAATCGGCAGATGAGCATCGATTAAAATTGGCGATCGCCGCACTTTCACTGATTGGGGTATTGGGTAGTGCGCTATTCGCCAATTGGGACAAAGTATTTCCAGTTCAGATGACAGCTGCTCCCCAAACTGAGCAAATGGTGCAATCCACAACCGATACAACCGCCGCAACGCATCAGGCAAACAATTCAACCACAGCGCCGCAGTCCGCTAATCCGGAATCAGCCACCCAGGACAGCGAAAAGCAAGCCTCCGAGACCGAGAAACCTCAGACTGAGAAACCTCAGACTGAGAAACCTCAGACCGAACATTCAACGCCAAAATCCAAACAACAGCAGACCCCGCATCGCCGCAGTAAAAAACGTCAATAG